A segment of the bacterium genome:
ATTACCTGCGCTTTTCCTGTGAGCTGCAGCGTGTTTCCTTTTTCGAAATCAAGAAAAAGCAAGCCTGCATTTGGATTGACCGTAATGTTCCCCAGGGTATTAAACATCTTGTTACCGGAATAATCAGGGAACAAAATCCGGTTTGAGTTCAC
Coding sequences within it:
- a CDS encoding pyridoxamine 5'-phosphate oxidase family protein, which encodes VNSNRILFPDYSGNKMFNTLGNITVNPNAGLLFLDFEKGNTLQLTGKAQVIWEEERIAEFAGAERLVEYEIEQVIEITAATNLSWRFLSYSPSNPTNML